In Candidatus Campbellbacteria bacterium, a single genomic region encodes these proteins:
- a CDS encoding DNA recombination protein RmuC, translating into MEISLTVAILLIVVFAALAGFISFLYAKKAKKNTDGEEGILQKEMQLLREQLGGMQKSFDDRLHKSGETTQRALEKQLESSQKVIESVTKELSEVKQIGKQTLSFTEQLGQLEKILSNPKQRGELGEYYLENILINILPPGIYETQYEFKGGDRVDAIIRLDDKILPVDAKFSLENYRRMIETSSDSEREQYQKQFKTDLKNRIDETSKYIKPEEGTMDFAFMFIPSETLYYDLLTNKVGSGVTSENLIEYAYSQKKVIIVSPTTFLAYLQTVLQGLKTLEIEKKTQDIIKQLSSLHKHSRKSVEIIGKMGNSLSTAVNHYNIAYKNLVMLDKDIIKITDSSEKPLLPSEIEKPL; encoded by the coding sequence ATGGAAATATCATTAACAGTTGCTATTTTGCTGATAGTTGTTTTTGCGGCTCTTGCTGGCTTTATTTCTTTTTTGTATGCAAAGAAGGCAAAAAAGAACACTGACGGTGAGGAGGGCATTTTGCAAAAAGAGATGCAACTTCTCAGAGAGCAGTTGGGTGGGATGCAAAAGAGTTTTGATGACAGATTGCACAAAAGTGGAGAAACGACACAGCGAGCGCTTGAAAAACAATTAGAGAGTTCGCAGAAAGTTATAGAAAGCGTTACAAAAGAACTTTCAGAGGTGAAACAGATAGGGAAGCAGACCCTTTCATTTACAGAGCAACTTGGTCAATTAGAAAAAATACTCTCAAACCCAAAACAAAGAGGCGAGCTTGGTGAATATTATCTTGAGAACATATTGATAAACATACTTCCTCCAGGAATATATGAAACGCAATATGAGTTTAAGGGCGGAGATAGGGTTGATGCGATAATTCGGTTGGATGACAAGATATTGCCGGTTGATGCAAAGTTTTCACTTGAGAATTATCGCCGTATGATAGAAACATCATCAGACTCTGAGAGAGAACAATATCAAAAGCAGTTTAAGACAGATTTGAAAAATAGGATAGATGAGACATCAAAATATATAAAGCCAGAAGAGGGGACTATGGATTTTGCTTTTATGTTTATCCCTTCAGAAACACTTTATTATGATTTGCTGACAAATAAAGTTGGGTCTGGTGTGACAAGTGAGAATCTGATTGAATACGCGTATTCTCAAAAGAAAGTAATAATAGTTTCACCAACGACATTTCTCGCGTATTTACAGACAGTCCTGCAAGGGCTTAAAACTTTGGAGATTGAGAAAAAGACACAAGATATAATCAAACAGCTCTCCAGTTTGCATAAACACAGCAGAAAATCAGTTGAGATAATAGGGAAAATGGGAAATAGTTTAAGCACAGCAGTAAATCACTACAATATCGCATATAAAAATCTTGTAATGCTTGATAAAGATATTATAAAAATAACCGATAGCAGTGAGAAACCCTTGCTCCCCTCAGAGATTGA